The genomic region ATCCAACTTTACGATTTCCCTTACGACCTGTTCTTCCGTTTTGGCATTAATACAGTTTTCCAAAAATTGACCAAAAGCTATTTTATTGTCCTGATTTTCATAGATATCAGGAATGCGCAGTTTCGGCTTCCAATAAAAAGGATGCGCCACACCCGCAAAAACTTGCTTTTGCTCTGCAATGCTGCCCAACACAAATTCCAGACTGCTTTCCTTAAAATCGTTTGGGAAGGTTTTGTTTTTAATGTCCTCAATCACCTGCAAAACGCCTCTACGGATGGTTCTAAACGCCTTCAATCTCTGGTCATTGTCAACAAACCAAGTATTGTAAACACTTTCCGAGTCGGTTTTATATTGATGGATTATTTGAGGAAAATTGCTCATTGTTGCTGTTATTTCGTGTTTCTTGAAGAGGTATGTGTTTTGATGATTTTCCATTCGCCACCCATCTTTTTTAGGATAGACGTTGCCACGCCTTTTTTGCGAATCGTTCGTGTTTCACCTTTTTCATTTGGGTTAAGCACTATGGTATAAATGTAGGTTTCAGTAGTAAAAGCATAGGGCGCATCTACTTTGGCATCGATTTCATAATCAGAAAAGGTAAAACTTTTAAATTCGCCTAATTCTGGTCCAAGATGATGCTCAATGTAATGTGCATACGTGCCTTC from Zunongwangia profunda SM-A87 harbors:
- a CDS encoding YybH family protein, whose translation is MKTIKTIALVTILIATFSLSNAQETKAKTDTEAVIAVMKTYKDAIQNLTTEGTFNLFAEDSEVFESGGVEGTYAHYIEHHLGPELGEFKSFTFSDYEIDAKVDAPYAFTTETYIYTIVLNPNEKGETRTIRKKGVATSILKKMGGEWKIIKTHTSSRNTK